The Spiroplasma clarkii genome has a window encoding:
- a CDS encoding lipoprotein encodes MKKLLTILSSLTITATSSVAVVACNQPKEEVVEYTPSEKKYPTSSTYQSSRTELVDEATIIDGIKKDAEHKKDSGNVSVYFLKRNAAFGGVQSLLSIANTLQDGGEVYYSLSQNIAPGDANGEDSIAYHKLTRKYASKFHFQITNNNSTYIVDEDLQGIFTAVGDKKVDLYLEDFQLFDAADRDVSIVEQLLPYMPKINTITITTDGTAQLDFERRSQVWLSSIPEDYKTYLTQVWSDLIAGKTPTIDSKYYFDLDKILPTLTLKNVKQEKFANAWAASARIYVDSLEQPYTWNQVSTGLASAFSRLTEENQKLFKEIYGIDNVTLSAGDYIIHTGNLIKDNHVTLLNVEAENVKATHEANPNKKIIYKPHPREDSQYYEQLITKIAGFVEEDVEEVKEWFSIARAQTPIEVFALTGVYRSSEDKNFEYSVTATSTTVLGLYEADAKDDIVKYVFADAAQENHLRAMYGASNDGVIDWRKSNLTASV; translated from the coding sequence ATGAAAAAACTATTAACTATTTTATCAAGTTTAACTATAACTGCCACTAGTTCAGTTGCTGTGGTTGCCTGTAATCAACCAAAAGAAGAAGTTGTTGAATATACTCCAAGTGAGAAAAAATATCCAACAAGTTCAACATATCAATCTTCAAGAACAGAACTTGTTGATGAAGCTACAATAATTGATGGTATTAAAAAGGATGCAGAACATAAAAAAGATTCAGGTAATGTTTCAGTTTACTTTTTGAAAAGAAATGCAGCCTTTGGTGGAGTGCAATCACTGTTAAGTATTGCCAATACCTTACAAGATGGTGGCGAAGTTTACTATTCATTATCACAAAACATTGCTCCAGGTGATGCCAATGGAGAAGATTCAATTGCTTATCATAAACTAACTAGAAAATATGCTTCTAAATTTCATTTTCAAATCACAAACAATAATTCCACTTACATTGTTGATGAAGACTTACAAGGAATTTTTACAGCAGTTGGTGACAAAAAAGTTGATCTTTATCTTGAAGACTTTCAATTATTTGATGCTGCAGATAGAGATGTTTCAATTGTAGAACAATTGTTACCATATATGCCAAAAATAAACACAATTACCATTACAACTGATGGAACTGCACAATTAGATTTTGAAAGACGTAGTCAAGTCTGATTAAGCAGTATTCCAGAAGATTACAAAACATATCTAACTCAAGTATGAAGTGATCTAATTGCTGGTAAAACACCAACAATTGATAGTAAATATTATTTTGATTTAGATAAAATTTTACCAACTCTTACTTTAAAAAATGTCAAGCAAGAAAAATTTGCTAATGCTTGAGCTGCTTCTGCTAGAATTTATGTTGATTCATTAGAACAACCTTACACTTGAAATCAAGTAAGTACAGGTTTAGCAAGTGCATTTTCTCGATTAACTGAAGAGAATCAAAAATTATTTAAAGAAATTTATGGAATAGATAATGTTACTCTTAGTGCTGGGGACTACATTATCCACACAGGAAACTTAATTAAAGACAATCATGTTACACTTCTAAATGTTGAGGCAGAAAATGTTAAAGCAACTCATGAAGCAAACCCTAATAAAAAGATTATTTACAAACCTCACCCACGTGAAGATAGTCAGTATTATGAACAATTGATTACAAAAATTGCAGGATTTGTAGAAGAAGATGTTGAAGAAGTGAAAGAATGATTTAGTATCGCTAGAGCACAAACACCAATTGAAGTTTTTGCCTTAACTGGAGTTTATCGTTCATCAGAGGATAAAAACTTTGAATATAGTGTTACTGCAACCTCAACAACTGTTTTAGGTTTGTATGAAGCTGATGCAAAAGATGACATAGTTAAATACGTTTTTGCAGATGCTGCACAAGAAAATCACTTGAGAGCTATGTATGGAGCAAGTAATGATGGAGTAATTGACTGAAGAAAATCAAATTTAACAGCTAGTGTTTAA
- a CDS encoding PTS transporter subunit EIIC yields the protein MKKHKESTNFKSTMMEFLQKFGRGLMLPISILPFAGLLLGIGGAIGSNVHSLAGEISAGVFNGMSSIIFSNLPILFCVAVLITFTGESGSAALMGIIGYLVFTSSQTVFIHSAPNGGFLNILWFHNQPGLASLVGQNLGIKSLQTSLFGGILIGFLVAWIYNKFKYIQLPNLISFFSGIRFLPFLIIPLAFATALGFLIFWPWIGLGIYWLGAKAMLAPVGVDGFIYGIITRALMPFGLHQIVVAVAYQTPFGGSLKLEQLLNLKNVAPMVHLTLLEAFLNFSKGAIIIEGDQNLWNFINSIPLNQINGIPIFEWFHQNFNIYAGRFTQDYPTYLGLCVGIGAALILAADKDKRKITASVIGSAVFVAFLTGITEPLEFTFLFVAPVLYYAVYVPLSGVSYMLMQLVGAHVGVGFARGFIDLMVYGALPVMKGTRFYWAFLFAPLEGGLIFLIFYSVIKKKNLATPGRNGNDVVLMTKKTYKQTVNKTEPTGLEPRTIEVLTALGGYENLKSVTSCATRLRVVLLDGTLVDKEKLKQLGASGVIVKQNNVQVIFGGEAIVLAEKINNNWNSN from the coding sequence ATGAAAAAACACAAAGAAAGTACAAATTTTAAAAGTACAATGATGGAATTTCTACAAAAATTTGGTAGGGGTTTAATGCTACCAATCAGTATTTTACCTTTTGCTGGATTATTATTGGGAATTGGGGGAGCAATTGGCAGCAATGTTCATTCACTTGCTGGAGAAATTAGTGCTGGAGTATTCAATGGAATGAGCAGCATTATTTTTTCAAATTTACCAATTTTATTTTGTGTGGCAGTATTAATTACTTTCACTGGAGAATCAGGAAGTGCAGCACTGATGGGAATAATTGGGTATTTGGTTTTTACCTCTTCACAAACTGTCTTTATTCATTCTGCTCCCAATGGTGGTTTTTTAAACATTCTTTGATTTCATAATCAACCAGGTTTAGCATCACTTGTTGGGCAAAATTTAGGAATAAAATCATTACAAACTTCATTGTTTGGAGGGATCTTAATTGGGTTTTTAGTGGCTTGAATTTATAACAAGTTCAAATATATACAGTTGCCAAATCTAATTAGTTTCTTTTCAGGAATTAGGTTTTTACCATTCTTAATCATTCCCCTAGCATTCGCAACAGCACTTGGGTTTTTAATTTTTTGACCTTGAATTGGGTTAGGAATTTATTGACTAGGAGCAAAAGCAATGTTAGCACCAGTTGGGGTGGATGGTTTCATTTATGGAATCATTACAAGAGCTTTAATGCCCTTTGGACTGCACCAAATTGTAGTTGCAGTGGCTTATCAAACTCCATTTGGAGGAAGTTTAAAATTAGAACAATTGTTAAATCTTAAAAATGTAGCTCCAATGGTACATTTAACTTTACTTGAAGCTTTTTTAAACTTCTCAAAAGGAGCAATTATTATTGAAGGAGATCAAAATCTTTGAAATTTCATCAATTCAATTCCTTTAAATCAAATTAATGGCATCCCAATTTTTGAATGATTTCACCAAAACTTTAATATTTATGCTGGGCGTTTTACACAAGATTACCCAACATATTTAGGATTATGTGTTGGAATTGGAGCTGCTTTAATTTTAGCAGCAGATAAAGATAAGAGAAAAATAACTGCTTCAGTTATTGGTAGTGCAGTTTTTGTAGCATTTTTAACAGGAATTACTGAACCATTAGAGTTTACCTTCTTATTTGTAGCACCAGTACTGTACTATGCAGTTTATGTGCCTTTAAGTGGGGTAAGTTATATGTTAATGCAATTAGTTGGAGCCCATGTTGGAGTTGGCTTTGCTAGAGGGTTTATTGACTTAATGGTATATGGTGCATTACCTGTAATGAAGGGAACCAGATTTTACTGAGCCTTTCTGTTTGCACCACTTGAAGGTGGTTTAATTTTCTTAATATTTTATTCTGTAATTAAGAAGAAAAACCTAGCAACTCCAGGAAGAAATGGCAATGATGTTGTTTTAATGACTAAAAAAACTTATAAACAAACTGTCAACAAAACTGAACCAACAGGCTTAGAACCAAGAACAATTGAGGTTTTAACAGCCTTAGGAGGTTATGAGAACCTTAAATCAGTCACTAGTTGTGCCACTAGACTGCGAGTAGTTTTACTTGATGGAACTTTAGTTGACAAAGAGAAGTTGAAACAACTAGGAGCATCTGGGGTTATTGTGAAGCAAAACAATGTCCAAGTTATTTTTGGTGGCGAAGCTATTGTTTTAGCTGAAAAAATCAACAACAATTGAAATAGCAATTAA
- a CDS encoding SemiSWEET family sugar transporter, whose protein sequence is MKIKVWANIIGWCATSMSAIFLIPQIYLTFKKKDALSLSLFMLGCIFFSSILWTIYGIHFKNLPLSVNNISIFILNILLIGLKIYYTIAYKKYLLIADKYLFLNELSEKEIAAR, encoded by the coding sequence ATGAAGATTAAAGTGTGAGCAAACATTATTGGTTGATGTGCAACATCAATGAGTGCCATTTTCTTAATACCTCAAATTTATTTAACATTTAAAAAGAAAGATGCCCTTAGTTTAAGTCTATTTATGCTTGGTTGCATATTCTTCTCATCAATTCTATGAACTATTTATGGGATCCATTTTAAAAATTTGCCCCTGTCAGTTAATAATATTTCAATATTTATCTTAAATATTTTGCTGATAGGATTAAAAATTTATTATACAATTGCTTACAAAAAATATCTTTTAATTGCAGATAAATACTTGTTTTTAAATGAGTTGAGTGAGAAAGAAATTGCAGCAAGGTAA
- a CDS encoding phospho-furanose lactonase — MTNQKKFVRTILGDIDPKDMGVVDCHDHLIKNGGPEMEEHVDFLMIDTAAAQKELQSYLDAGGKTMVTMDPPNVGRDVPRMLEIAKNFKGKAHLIMSTGFHKAKFYDKYCSWLKTVGEDKIVAMMVAEIEEGMDIHSYNGPVVERVAAKAGIIKVGTGYATIDPLEQKSLRIAAKTNLKTGVPILIHTQLGTMALEVCQELLSLGVKPDKIILSHLNKNPDKYYYEKVCQQGVFIAFDGPDRAKYYPDSLLAENIKYLIDKGYQKQILLAMDAGRFYYQTAYSATKGHISYGIAYMLTHFVPLLKEIGVSQSAIDDILVNNPQVALAFDNSKRN, encoded by the coding sequence ATGACTAATCAAAAAAAATTTGTAAGAACAATTTTGGGAGATATAGACCCAAAAGACATGGGAGTTGTTGACTGCCATGACCATCTCATTAAAAATGGTGGACCAGAAATGGAAGAACACGTTGACTTTTTGATGATAGATACAGCAGCAGCTCAAAAAGAGTTGCAAAGTTATCTTGATGCTGGAGGAAAAACAATGGTGACAATGGACCCACCCAATGTTGGTAGAGATGTACCTAGGATGTTAGAAATTGCCAAGAATTTTAAAGGCAAAGCACATCTAATTATGTCAACAGGTTTTCATAAAGCTAAGTTTTATGACAAGTACTGTTCATGATTAAAAACTGTTGGTGAAGACAAAATTGTAGCAATGATGGTGGCAGAAATTGAAGAAGGTATGGATATCCATTCATATAATGGACCAGTGGTTGAAAGAGTTGCTGCTAAGGCAGGAATCATTAAAGTTGGAACTGGTTATGCTACTATTGACCCATTAGAACAAAAAAGTTTACGAATTGCTGCAAAAACTAACTTAAAAACAGGAGTACCAATTTTGATTCACACTCAGCTTGGAACAATGGCTTTGGAAGTGTGTCAGGAATTGTTAAGTTTAGGAGTGAAACCAGATAAAATTATTTTATCTCACTTAAATAAAAACCCAGATAAATACTATTATGAAAAAGTTTGTCAACAAGGAGTCTTTATTGCTTTTGATGGACCTGATCGTGCTAAGTACTACCCAGACAGTTTATTAGCAGAAAATATTAAGTATTTAATTGATAAAGGTTATCAAAAACAAATATTATTAGCAATGGATGCTGGAAGGTTTTATTATCAAACTGCTTATTCAGCAACAAAAGGACATATCAGCTATGGAATAGCTTATATGTTAACACATTTTGTACCGTTATTAAAAGAAATTGGAGTAAGTCAAAGTGCTATTGATGATATCTTGGTTAATAACCCACAAGTGGCACTTGCCTTTGATAATTCAAAAAGAAATTAA
- a CDS encoding MurR/RpiR family transcriptional regulator translates to MYIVKYVERINKLTSSESYLVDFINNNPHFFVTNKISDISKQANVSNSTITRLYKKLDFKSLKAFQIMIAKKITNLEPSLIQTNDLSISAVMNNLRVYHTYSIYETLSDVQQIVISQLVDKICQTKKIQLFGLGSSWTACNELGMNLEKIGFDVMTNHDFHMQLLNLTKLTTDDLMIVVSKTMTAKEINFLVEKCLEFKIPLCVLTSNKQYHYKTKINFFISFAVFEQEKRITAISSKISQLVLADLIFTAVYHNLHGSNSSLIERGNNIIDEWNKK, encoded by the coding sequence ATGTATATCGTAAAATATGTCGAAAGAATTAACAAATTAACAAGTTCAGAAAGTTACTTGGTGGATTTTATCAATAACAATCCCCATTTTTTTGTAACTAATAAAATTAGTGACATTTCCAAACAGGCTAATGTTTCTAATTCAACCATAACTCGGTTGTATAAAAAATTAGACTTCAAAAGTCTAAAAGCATTTCAAATTATGATTGCAAAAAAAATAACAAATTTAGAACCAAGTTTGATTCAAACCAATGATTTATCTATCAGTGCAGTGATGAACAATCTTCGAGTTTACCACACCTACTCAATCTATGAAACTTTGAGTGATGTGCAACAAATCGTTATTTCTCAGTTAGTTGACAAAATTTGTCAAACCAAAAAAATTCAATTGTTTGGTTTGGGATCAAGTTGAACTGCTTGCAATGAATTAGGGATGAATCTTGAAAAAATTGGCTTTGATGTTATGACAAATCATGACTTTCATATGCAATTGCTGAATTTAACCAAATTAACAACTGATGATTTAATGATTGTAGTTTCTAAAACAATGACTGCAAAAGAAATTAATTTTTTAGTTGAGAAATGTTTAGAATTTAAAATACCACTTTGTGTTTTAACCTCAAACAAACAATACCATTACAAAACAAAAATTAATTTCTTTATTAGTTTTGCAGTTTTTGAACAAGAGAAAAGAATTACAGCAATTAGTTCAAAAATCTCTCAGCTTGTTTTAGCTGATTTAATTTTTACTGCAGTTTATCATAATTTGCATGGTTCAAACTCGTCTCTAATTGAAAGAGGCAACAACATCATTGATGAATGAAACAAAAAATAG
- a CDS encoding MAG4270 family putative restriction endonuclease gives MTYIIEIPYASKAYLESKASKDVYSGKAYIFINSETGKSFHQFALLNEGFTYRMTDNLMRNTSYWNSKKVVKCRELFLDNLNDNQIIRVNFTGDVVALNEYIVGHFDTVLSTDCLVKGSNPNGSISKQENSPIVIFDEENSTGLNYHWFVNFFNAIYEKNSKLKKEEIVKLFQNAESFISLQDYFGLFPRNYDVFMKIYNKKIFSVRKTNYKKKIKNDLE, from the coding sequence ATGACATATATAATTGAAATACCATATGCATCCAAAGCATATTTAGAAAGCAAAGCTAGTAAAGATGTCTATTCAGGTAAAGCATACATCTTTATAAATAGTGAGACAGGTAAATCATTTCATCAATTTGCTTTATTAAACGAAGGTTTCACTTACAGAATGACAGATAATTTAATGAGAAATACATCTTATTGAAATAGTAAAAAGGTAGTTAAGTGCCGTGAACTATTTTTAGATAATTTAAATGATAACCAAATTATCAGAGTTAATTTTACAGGAGATGTAGTAGCATTAAATGAGTACATTGTTGGTCACTTTGATACAGTCTTATCAACAGACTGTTTAGTTAAGGGAAGTAATCCTAATGGATCAATTTCTAAACAAGAGAATTCACCAATTGTTATTTTTGATGAAGAAAATAGCACTGGTTTAAACTACCACTGGTTTGTTAACTTTTTCAATGCAATCTATGAAAAAAACAGCAAATTGAAAAAAGAAGAAATTGTAAAGTTGTTCCAAAATGCAGAAAGTTTCATTTCACTGCAAGATTACTTTGGATTGTTCCCGAGAAACTACGATGTCTTTATGAAAATCTATAACAAGAAAATTTTTTCTGTACGAAAAACAAATTACAAAAAGAAAATTAAAAATGACCTTGAATAA
- a CDS encoding AAA family ATPase, which produces MQNSILLNKLINFVKSLSNEDFSSLVKIYNTYKQSDYYEPDFLPDDFIKKMQVANATKRYDVETTNNLANETIEKFVLVSKFYSDEIRKINLIIQNNEILKKINGAKIICYGETGTGKATLINKIISDNPSIKYAKEVNLTELVSYKMGQTQLNLLKLSRELAKTQEKTIIFIDELDSIINKRLNSDLGEHSRIVATFLKFIDELPENVILFAATNHLSLIDEAVVRRSNIQLETHPLYIDEFLELLPLIGFKLEKGKKATMKSIFKNRSFTFADFVAIQTELIIIDYIEKERKPEFWIIFIKKFIGANILENLEHVEWSLRDKIMLKKHKIIDLNNF; this is translated from the coding sequence ATGCAAAATTCTATACTACTTAACAAACTAATAAACTTTGTAAAATCATTATCAAATGAAGATTTTTCAAGTTTAGTAAAAATATACAATACATACAAGCAATCAGATTACTATGAACCAGATTTTTTGCCTGATGATTTTATCAAAAAAATGCAAGTGGCAAATGCTACAAAGAGATATGATGTTGAAACTACAAATAATTTAGCAAATGAAACAATTGAAAAATTTGTTTTGGTAAGCAAATTTTATTCTGATGAAATAAGAAAAATTAATTTAATAATTCAAAATAATGAAATTTTAAAAAAAATTAATGGTGCAAAAATAATTTGTTATGGTGAGACAGGAACTGGTAAAGCAACCTTAATTAATAAAATCATTTCAGACAATCCATCAATTAAATATGCAAAAGAAGTTAATTTGACTGAACTAGTGTCATATAAAATGGGGCAAACTCAACTCAATTTATTAAAACTATCCAGAGAGCTAGCAAAAACTCAAGAAAAGACAATCATTTTTATTGATGAATTAGATTCGATAATAAATAAGCGTCTGAATTCAGATCTAGGTGAACACTCAAGAATTGTAGCAACTTTTTTGAAGTTTATTGATGAACTACCTGAAAATGTGATACTCTTTGCAGCAACTAATCATTTATCACTAATTGATGAGGCTGTTGTGAGAAGGTCTAATATCCAATTGGAAACCCACCCACTTTATATTGATGAATTTTTAGAGCTGTTACCTTTAATTGGTTTCAAATTAGAAAAGGGTAAAAAAGCAACTATGAAAAGTATTTTTAAGAATAGGTCATTTACTTTTGCAGATTTTGTGGCAATTCAAACTGAATTAATTATTATTGATTACATTGAAAAAGAAAGAAAACCAGAATTTTGAATCATCTTTATTAAAAAATTTATTGGTGCAAATATCCTTGAAAATTTAGAACATGTAGAGTGATCGCTAAGGGATAAAATAATGTTAAAAAAACATAAAATTATTGATCTTAATAACTTTTAG
- a CDS encoding N-acetylmannosamine-6-phosphate 2-epimerase produces MINKLKNKLIVSCQAVDDEPLNDSLVIAKMAYACQVGGAQVLRLSQAEHIKEVKKLINVPIIGLIKQHYLDSEVYITPTIAEVRNLVALNVDIIALDATLRIRAGGQTLGQLFGKIKAEFPKQLLMADCSTILEMQNAQELGFDFVSTTLRGYTNATINQNNIEKDYEFIKAAQKVIKIPLIVEGGIWDPQTAKEILQLGVHAIVVGGAITRPQLIVKHWLEKIFAEKKEDA; encoded by the coding sequence ATGATTAACAAACTAAAAAATAAATTAATTGTTTCATGTCAAGCAGTTGATGATGAACCTTTAAATGACAGCTTGGTTATTGCTAAAATGGCTTATGCTTGTCAAGTGGGAGGTGCTCAGGTTTTACGATTAAGTCAAGCAGAGCACATTAAAGAAGTTAAAAAACTAATTAATGTCCCAATAATTGGTTTAATTAAACAACATTATCTTGATTCAGAAGTGTACATTACCCCAACAATAGCAGAAGTGCGCAATCTAGTTGCCTTAAATGTTGACATAATTGCTTTGGATGCCACTTTAAGAATTAGAGCTGGAGGTCAAACTTTAGGTCAATTGTTTGGCAAAATTAAAGCAGAATTTCCCAAACAGTTATTAATGGCAGATTGTAGTACTATTTTAGAAATGCAAAATGCCCAAGAACTAGGTTTTGACTTTGTTAGTACCACTTTAAGAGGTTACACAAATGCCACAATTAATCAAAATAACATTGAAAAAGATTATGAATTTATTAAAGCAGCTCAAAAAGTTATAAAAATTCCTTTAATTGTTGAGGGAGGAATTTGAGATCCTCAAACTGCCAAAGAAATTTTACAACTTGGAGTTCATGCTATTGTTGTTGGGGGTGCAATAACCCGACCTCAACTTATTGTTAAACACTGATTGGAAAAAATCTTTGCAGAGAAAAAGGAAGATGCATAA
- a CDS encoding PQ-loop domain-containing transporter has protein sequence MIWTLIGIFASIFTFVRYVPQLIKVARTHNVRGISIISLLITVLFFILWSIQAIILKDYMVLSSSLLSLIQVIVILVLTFIWKDNSKINDKKWIYILKYHKKSKKNNTNQ, from the coding sequence ATGATCTGAACTCTAATTGGGATTTTTGCATCGATATTTACATTTGTAAGATATGTTCCACAATTAATTAAAGTTGCTAGAACTCATAATGTGAGGGGTATTTCCATAATTAGTTTATTAATTACTGTTTTGTTTTTCATTTTATGGAGTATTCAAGCAATTATATTAAAAGATTATATGGTGTTAAGTAGTTCTTTACTTTCACTAATTCAAGTTATTGTGATTTTGGTACTAACCTTTATTTGAAAAGACAACAGTAAAATTAATGATAAAAAGTGAATTTATATACTAAAGTATCATAAAAAATCTAAAAAAAATAACACAAATCAATAA
- the dcm gene encoding DNA (cytosine-5-)-methyltransferase — MKKKIVETFAGIGSQAKALERLKKDFPKFDYEITHTCEWFVDAIIGYAAIHNNLKSPEYLKYYNEDIKKITLELKRLNISQNSKEPLRAIGSLSEERQRRVYASIKVNKNLVDITTVSGTSFADNNIDLLTYSFPCQDLSIAGKGKGMAVDSNTRSSLLWHIERILSELHEQKNLPQYLLMENVSAITHKKHKESLEFFKSSLNNLGYTNLEFILDAADFGIPQSRKRYFLISKLNDPSFNLNFNDLNIKSAPFAKYIDLKAMTPTNRHELYVAAIKAQIDREKITEPLKVKYKNLNVYPTFNQANIVTGLDCHNIATITFSGENSRQRILTIKRGKFRVLNLGAKENLLLMGFDKRDYAKMLKQEITTEKIRSLAGNSIVVDVLYNIFKKIFT, encoded by the coding sequence ATGAAGAAAAAAATTGTGGAAACATTTGCTGGAATTGGATCTCAGGCAAAGGCATTGGAACGATTAAAAAAAGATTTTCCTAAGTTTGATTATGAAATTACCCATACATGCGAATGGTTTGTTGATGCAATTATTGGTTATGCTGCAATTCATAACAACTTAAAATCACCTGAATACTTAAAATATTATAATGAAGATATTAAAAAAATAACCCTTGAGTTAAAAAGGTTGAATATTTCTCAAAATTCCAAAGAACCATTAAGAGCAATTGGTAGTCTCTCAGAAGAGAGGCAGAGAAGGGTTTATGCCTCAATTAAAGTTAATAAAAATTTAGTAGATATTACCACTGTTTCTGGGACAAGTTTTGCTGATAATAACATTGATTTATTGACTTATTCTTTTCCTTGTCAAGATCTCTCAATTGCTGGTAAAGGAAAGGGAATGGCTGTTGATTCGAATACACGTTCAAGTCTTTTGTGACATATTGAACGGATTTTGTCTGAATTACATGAACAAAAAAATCTTCCCCAATATTTATTGATGGAAAATGTCTCTGCCATTACCCATAAAAAACACAAAGAAAGCTTAGAATTTTTTAAATCTAGTTTGAACAATTTAGGATATACTAATCTTGAATTTATTTTAGATGCTGCAGATTTTGGTATTCCTCAGTCCCGTAAAAGGTACTTTTTAATTTCTAAGTTGAATGATCCAAGTTTTAACCTTAATTTTAATGATCTTAATATTAAATCTGCTCCATTTGCAAAATATATTGATTTAAAAGCAATGACTCCAACAAATCGTCATGAACTTTATGTTGCTGCCATTAAAGCACAAATCGATAGAGAAAAGATTACTGAACCACTTAAAGTAAAATACAAGAATTTAAATGTTTATCCAACGTTTAATCAAGCAAATATTGTCACAGGTTTAGATTGCCACAACATTGCCACAATTACTTTTTCAGGAGAAAATTCCCGACAAAGAATTTTAACCATTAAAAGAGGTAAATTTAGAGTCCTAAATTTAGGAGCAAAAGAAAACCTTCTCTTAATGGGCTTTGATAAACGTGATTATGCTAAAATGCTCAAACAAGAAATCACCACTGAGAAGATCAGAAGCCTGGCTGGCAACTCAATTGTGGTTGATGTTTTGTATAATATTTTTAAAAAGATCTTCACTTAA